A genomic region of Methylobacterium durans contains the following coding sequences:
- a CDS encoding SDR family oxidoreductase, giving the protein MARVAVVTGGTSGIGLATAHLFAARGWSVAVIARDQGRLDAAEAALSAYGRPVLAISADVADAQAVDAAAERIEQELGPIRAWINNAMSTVVSPADKIAPDEYRRVTETTYLSQVFGTLAALRHMKKRDRGAIVQVSSGLGIRAAPLQAPYCAAKFAVSGFTDSLRAELIHDSVDVSLTVVYLPAVNTPQFNWARTRTGHGQNAPDPVFDPRLCAEAIHFAVEHPRREIWVGRSSLMMALAQGLAPGFADRKAAEAWESQLEERPVPDRDGNLFEPVPGNVGTDGRFGDRTRRTRSEFWTSRERDLVVLGLAGVAAIGVAGLAAAARAPRRLLGRR; this is encoded by the coding sequence ATGGCGCGTGTGGCAGTCGTGACGGGGGGAACGTCGGGGATCGGGCTCGCGACGGCCCATCTCTTCGCCGCCCGCGGCTGGTCGGTCGCCGTGATCGCCCGCGATCAGGGGCGCCTCGATGCGGCCGAGGCGGCGCTCTCGGCCTACGGCCGTCCCGTCCTGGCGATCTCGGCCGACGTCGCCGACGCGCAAGCGGTCGACGCGGCGGCGGAGCGGATCGAGCAGGAGCTCGGGCCGATCCGAGCCTGGATCAACAACGCGATGTCGACGGTGGTGAGCCCGGCCGACAAGATCGCGCCCGACGAGTACCGGCGGGTCACCGAGACCACCTATCTGAGCCAGGTCTTCGGCACGCTCGCGGCGCTGCGCCACATGAAGAAGCGCGACCGCGGCGCCATCGTGCAGGTCTCCTCCGGCCTCGGCATCCGGGCCGCGCCGCTCCAGGCGCCCTATTGCGCGGCGAAGTTCGCGGTCTCGGGCTTCACGGATTCCCTGCGCGCCGAGCTGATCCACGACAGCGTCGATGTCTCGCTCACCGTCGTCTACCTGCCCGCCGTCAACACCCCGCAATTCAACTGGGCGCGCACCCGCACGGGGCACGGGCAGAACGCGCCCGACCCCGTCTTCGACCCCCGTCTCTGCGCGGAGGCGATCCACTTCGCGGTCGAGCATCCCCGCCGCGAGATCTGGGTCGGGCGCTCCTCGCTGATGATGGCCCTGGCGCAGGGGCTGGCGCCGGGCTTTGCCGATCGCAAGGCGGCCGAGGCGTGGGAGAGCCAACTCGAGGAGCGCCCGGTGCCGGACCGGGACGGCAACCTGTTCGAGCCGGTGCCCGGCAACGTCGGCACGGACGGGCGCTTCGGCGATCGCACGCGGCGCACGCGCTCCGAGTTCTGGACGAGCCGCGAGCGGGACCTCGTGGTGCTGGGCCTCGCCGGGGTGGCGGCCATCGGCGTCGCGGGGCTGGCCGCCGCGGCGCGGGCGCCCCGCCGTCTCCTCGGGCGCCGGTAG
- a CDS encoding MerR family transcriptional regulator: MPLAAVTEDVEGAARAEKAPDAFRTIKEVSDHLDVPQHVLRFWETRFSQIRPVKRAGGRRYYRPADVDLLRGVRQLLHGQGYTIRGAQRVLREHGVRFVQAVGRGEAAADAPSPLETEPGQDSSAGEPARNAVADTGRAALAAALADLRACRVVLASLRLPPEE; this comes from the coding sequence ATGCCGCTCGCAGCCGTGACCGAGGATGTCGAGGGCGCCGCCCGCGCCGAGAAGGCGCCGGACGCCTTCCGCACGATCAAGGAAGTCTCCGACCATCTCGACGTGCCCCAGCACGTCCTGCGGTTCTGGGAGACGCGCTTCTCGCAGATCCGTCCGGTCAAGCGGGCGGGCGGCCGCCGCTACTACCGCCCCGCCGACGTCGACCTCCTGCGCGGCGTGCGCCAGCTCCTGCACGGTCAGGGCTACACGATCCGCGGCGCGCAGCGGGTGCTGCGCGAGCACGGCGTGCGCTTCGTGCAGGCGGTCGGCCGCGGCGAGGCCGCTGCGGACGCTCCCTCGCCGCTGGAGACCGAGCCGGGGCAGGATTCGAGCGCCGGGGAGCCGGCGCGGAACGCCGTGGCCGACACCGGCCGGGCCGCGCTCGCAGCGGCCCTCGCCGATCTGAGGGCCTGCCGCGTGGTCCTGGCGTCGCTGCGACTGCCGCCGGAGGAATAA
- a CDS encoding integration host factor subunit alpha: MTGKTVTRADLSEAVYQQVGLSRTESAALVETVLSEICTCLAQGETVKLSSFGSFVVRSKGKRVGRNPKTGVEVAIEPRQVMVFKPSNVLKARINGMNGADHTDSDD, translated from the coding sequence ATGACGGGAAAGACGGTCACACGCGCCGATCTGAGCGAGGCCGTCTACCAGCAGGTTGGTCTCTCGCGGACGGAATCGGCGGCCCTGGTCGAGACCGTGCTGTCGGAGATCTGCACCTGTCTCGCGCAGGGAGAGACCGTGAAGCTGTCCTCGTTCGGGTCCTTCGTGGTGCGCAGCAAGGGCAAGCGCGTCGGCCGCAACCCGAAGACCGGCGTCGAGGTGGCGATCGAGCCGCGGCAGGTCATGGTGTTCAAGCCGTCGAACGTGCTGAAGGCGCGGATCAACGGGATGAACGGCGCCGATCACACCGACAGCGACGATTGA